TGCCTTCCGCATGTTACTTAAGATGGTTCTAATCCATTATATAAAAAAATTTGTTTTTTGGTCGATATAAATAAAAAATCGTATTTGAATTATCATTCTAGAATGAATCAAATCCCCCCGTATCCATTCCACCATCAGCACCCATATCGCTGAACCCGCCAGTATCGCCCGTGTCCGAAGCACCCGTGTCCGAAGCACCCGTATCCGATGCTGCCCCTGAATCTTCAGCACCTGATCCTCCTGATTCATCCACCTGACCCTCAGTCTGAGCACTTTCGGCTGGATTCATAGCCATTCCCATAAAAGCCATCATAGATCCAAACATTACCATGCTCATTATGCCCGAAAACAGCATCATCGGCATCCACATCCTGTTATCGTCCATATAACTTTGCATTTGACCTCTGTTACCAGTTTCATAGAGTTGTTGAAGTCGCTGTGATTTATGTGATAATTCCTGTTTTTTTGAATCCAACAATTTCAGGCCCGTTTCTGAAATATGAAACTCCGTTTTCTTATTACCAAAAAACCCCTTCTTGACAACCGCGTTTATTAATTTCTGATTTCTTAAGTCATTTATGATCAATTCTACTTCATCTTTAGATAACTTTGTAACCTTGGCAATGCTGTCTATCTTTTTCATACCCCTAGAGATTGCGTCTAATACCATGAAATGATTGGGACTTTCATTAAAATTATTATTTGAAGACATACTTATTTATGGACAGATAATTATTTAAACTATAGATGCTTTTGTGTGTGCATGCTGTAAATATGATGATGAAAATTTAAAGAAATAATATCATATTAC
This Candidatus Nitrosocosmicus oleophilus DNA region includes the following protein-coding sequences:
- a CDS encoding MarR family transcriptional regulator; this encodes MSSNNNFNESPNHFMVLDAISRGMKKIDSIAKVTKLSKDEVELIINDLRNQKLINAVVKKGFFGNKKTEFHISETGLKLLDSKKQELSHKSQRLQQLYETGNRGQMQSYMDDNRMWMPMMLFSGIMSMVMFGSMMAFMGMAMNPAESAQTEGQVDESGGSGAEDSGAASDTGASDTGASDTGDTGGFSDMGADGGMDTGGFDSF